gacaacaataacaaataacaaaaaataatagtaaatgaGAGTATTGTCATAGTacacaaaatgaaatgaacaacCAACTATAAATGTTTGGAAATCTTTGGTGACATCCCCCTTCGTACCATGAAAGCTGAGATCGCTTGCACCCTCAGCCCGACTTAGTGTCTAATCCTTCAGACCATTAGTATCTAAGAGCCAGAAGTGCGCACTCGCACAACTGCGATGATTTCATTCATCTCATTCTCCATCTCAGAACAGAGGTGGTTGAAGGGTGCACCTGCTCTACTTGGAAGAATGTGTTCAATCATTTGGGACTGATGCCAGTTCACCAGTCAAAAGGAGATGAGACATTCAACAGTCCAGACTGCAGAAAGCGCAACGCTCTGAGGTGTCGAACAGTCAGcccacaaaaaaattaaagtttaatACAAAAACCTACGAAAAAACCTACGCATATTTGAGTACAAAGTGAcgttttttcgctttcattctttatttttcattatcattttcattgttattttttgttcttttttgcatGAATATCTCAAGAAACTACAAATGTCGGTGTTTATTCAAACGACTTCAGCGAATGCAATGATTACCTCTAAAGGCTTACAAGGATTTCTGATCTAAATTGCTATCTAAAAAATCTGTGTATTTCTTGCTGTTTGGTTCTGTGTTATGGTGTTTTCCTacttactttattttgttgCGGAGGATTTTGCATGTactaacaataaaaaagttggaaaaaaggaggaattttgcgtcactttgaagaaaaaacaccttACTTGATGGTGTTCGTTAATCTAAAATCGTTAAGTGCAGAGCTGTTGAAGGGAGAGTTGTCCTTCTTATAAGCTAAGGACATTAATAAGGACAAGCTGAGTGCTCGAAAGCCTCCTAAAGATTACCTGTTGAAAAGCAGCACATCTGGCCTCCATAACTTGAAAGGGGCGTCGGCTTCCCCAGGAAATCTCACGTCTTTAATACCACCGAACATTCGTGGATCCCAGCGAAGTTTGTAGTCATTCCAGtgctgaatttttttgttcagcgAAAATTGTGATGAGTAATCAATGAGTCCCCTTTAGAAAGATGTCCAACTTACGAAGTCGATGTAGGCAAGAATGGACATCACTTGATTTTTCTCATCCTAAAAgctctcttatttttctcagttaggaaagaaataatagaccgaaaaaaacaagttttccAACCACATCGAGGATTTGATTCAGAAGAAATCGCACTTTGACGTCGAGTGGCATCGAGCTATTCTCCACAGGGCGTTCGAAATGGTCGTAATTCTGAACGGATAGGCAAGTTACAAGGTgtctcattcattttcaggAGAGGTTTTCCCCAATGGATTCACTTCCAGCCATCAGTTCCTTCCTCCATGGAGTGGATCTCCTTATTTTCCCTGGCTTTACGCTGTTTTATTGGTCACTTGACGTGCTTGCGCATAACGTGTTCAGTAGcggaatggaaaagaaaagcccTCCATCCACGCGAAGATGCGCAAAAACCAAAAGCAgcgaaaaatgtagaaaatccCTGCAGCAGTGATGATGAGCACATGCATCCTACCACATCGGCCTAAtcattttttcgttcattctcGAGTGTTGAGTTTATGagtaaaaagtaataatacggttggtttttcttaaaggaacGGTATTATTACTACTTAATCATAATTACGTCATgtcttattatattttattcttttattcattttatttgatttatttttatttcctttttggtTTTAGCTTCTATTAGTCCTTTTGGTTTGAGATCAATATTGATTGCTCACAACTGATGAATGATATTTAATAATTCtatatttcttaatttttgattttattagtttattagtGATAGCATgtaatttctcgttttttttagaagaagacATATTTTAACATCGAGAATGTTCTTCGAAATTTGCAGGAATCAACTCAGCTTCCAATATTTGTGTTATATAAAGAATGATGGTTCCCGTATCGGACCTGGAGGTCTGTCCACCGATAAATGGTTAATTAATAGAAGTAGAACGTGTAATGTAATATGAAAACCAGCAAGTAAAGTATAATAGAGGTGAGACTGCGAACAGAAACATTGTAAagttataaaaagaaatagaaatgtgcAAGAATGTTGCCTGTTTGCTCCGATATAAACAAACCCCATGGATCTCAGCAATTAACCGCTCTATGTTTCTGCATACAGGTAAAAAGAAACGCGACATAGGCTCATACCtgttataaaattttaaagaaaattcccTTAAGAGGACCTgagctaacaaaaaaaaaacaatttccttCGCTTCCAATTTCTTGGAGCCAAATGATGCACCGAATTTGAACTTTTAGGACACACTTTCGGAAAGCCATCGCAAAAAAGTTCTCACCCGGCTAATAGGGAGCCCTATTTGGTAGAAGAGAGTCTTTGTTTTCAAGTGATTTTAGCTTTTGCGGCCACGGATTATCCCCTTGAAACTATTAGGCCCCATTGGAAACGTTGAGATTACTGTAATAATATCAATGGTGTTGGCGTATTCACGAAATAATTGCTTTATCCGTCTCTCTTTTCTACGCCGTTGTGTTTCTCGGCACACTTTATAGAAAGGTATCGGTCTAGAACAGGGAAAACGACAAGATATGGAGTGAGTAATCAGCTGCTGGTAACATCCAACTCTTtaatgatcttttttctctccaatGTGAAATGTTCAACCCTGgggtgtttaaaggcatcaccccacgaatctgaggtggtacggatttcaagtggagtattcgtatacgggatggtgaattatggagagggtgattccgtccatttcttcctaatagtcgtaaaaaaacgtccTCCGGAACGTACggtttcgggcgttccggagcgctattttctacaacgagttcgatttgagcgcgctgcatcttccgaactgttttttacggcaattaggaagaaatggacggatttcCCCTCCCTCCTCCCCccactccataatctactatcccgaacactccacctgaaatccgtaccacctcagattcgtggggtgatgcctttaatgtaggAGAATGTTACCAATACTTTTTTGGTGCTATTTTAATTTTGCCTCTATGTCCAACTTTCCTTCTAGAATCCAGAACTTCGCTCGCGGACTCTTAAGGCGCAACATTATTAATTACTGTACTATTTGCGTTAATGATTATTTACTACTTGTATTTgtatataaaaataacagtaaatgAATAAGGTAGTTCCGAAGAAAACTACAATCTAATCGAATTtcagatttaaaggcagcgtatcacaaaatttttgttttgtttccatcTTTGCACGAGCAGATAGACGTAGGAGTGTAGTCCTCGAGTACAAGAGGACACACTCTCTCTGCAAATCCAGAGAAACAACCTCTGCATAGTAACCTACGTGTTTCGTCCCACCCCACAACTCTGTCGTAGCCCAATATTTTCAATCCGACTATGACTCAGCTAAGCATCGAGATTTTCTTCGCAGAAGCTGCTTCAGCCGCACCGCGTTCTATCACATGTAATGTGTTGCATCGTTGGTTAGTGAAGA
This is a stretch of genomic DNA from Necator americanus strain Aroian chromosome II, whole genome shotgun sequence. It encodes these proteins:
- a CDS encoding hypothetical protein (NECATOR_CHRII.G5647.T1), whose translation is MFFRATSLIVFVATLKFVLPSFDEYRLLQYLKENYDHFERPVENSSMPLDVKVRFLLNQILDVDEKNQVMSILAYIDFHWNDYKLRWDPRMFGGIKDVRFPGEADAPFKLWRPDVLLFNSVSESFDSTYSSRFIVNYDGEVQQNPPGIFRFICKVGCV